The proteins below are encoded in one region of Triticum aestivum cultivar Chinese Spring chromosome 1B, IWGSC CS RefSeq v2.1, whole genome shotgun sequence:
- the LOC543015 gene encoding endoglucanase 3, giving the protein MAAILRCCLLLALAGLLLRNAAALPHHGPAKHDYRDALTKSILFFEGQRSGRLPPSQRVSWRRSSGLSDGSSVKVDLTGGYYDAGDNVKFGFPLAFSSTMLAWSVLEFGGMMKGELQHARDAVRWGADYLLKATAHPDTVYVQVGDAGKDHACWERPEDMDTPRTVYKVDPSTPGSDVAAETAAALAAASLVFRKSDPAYSSRLVARAKRVFEFADKHRGVYSAKLSSYVCPYYCSCSGYQDELLWGAAWLHRATKSPVYLSYIKVNGQLLGADEQDNTFGWDNKHAGARILLSKSFLVQKVGALQEYKSHADSFICSMVPGTPTDQTTYTRGGLLFKLSDSNMQYVTSSSFLLLTYAKYLVSAKKSVSCGGVAVTPQRLRAIARRQVDYLLGSNPMGMSYMVGYGARYPKKLHHRASSLPSVAAHPGKIGCSQGFTGLYSGAANPNVHVGAVVGGPNQNDQFPDQRSDYEHSEPATYINAPLVGALAYLAHSSGQL; this is encoded by the exons ATGGCTGCCATCCTCCGCTGCTGCCTCCTGCTGGCCCTGGCTGGCCTGCTTCTCCGCAATGCCGCCGCCCTGCCGCACCACGGCCCCGCCAAGCACGACTACCGGGACGCCCTCACCAAGTCCATCCTCTTCTTCGAGGGCCAGAGGTCCGGCCGGCTGCCGCCGTCTCAGCGCGTGTCCTGGCGCCGGAGCTCCGGCCTCTCCGACGGCTCCTCCGTCAAG GTGGATTTGACCGGCGGGTACTACGACGCCGGCGACAACGTCAAGTTCGGGTTCCCGCTGGCGTTCAGCTCGACGATGCTGGCGTGGAGCGTGCTGGAGTTCGGCGGCATGATGAAGGGCGAGCTGCAGCACGCCCGGGACGCCGTCCGCTGGGGCGCCGACTACCTCCTCAAGGCCACCGCCCACCCCGACACCGTCTACGTCCAG GTTGGGGACGCGGGCAAGGACCACGCGTGCTGGGAGCGGCCGGAGGACATGGACACGCCGCGCACCGTGTACAAGGTCGACCCCAGCACCCCCGGCTCCGACGTCGCCGCCGAGAccgccgccgcgctcgccgcgGCCTCCCTCGTCTTCCGCAAGTCCGACCCGGCCTACTCCAGCCGCCTCGTCGCCAGGGCCAAGAGG GTGTTCGAGTTCGCTGACAAGCACAGGGGCGTGTACAGCGCCAAGCTCTCGTCCTACGTCTGCCCCTACTACTGCTCCTGCTCCGGATACCAG GACGAGCTGCTATGGGGCGCCGCATGGCTACACCGGGCGACCAAGAGCCCCGTCTACCTCAGCTACATCAAGGTGAACGGCCAGCTGCTCGGCGCCGACGAGCAGGACAACACCTTCGGGTGGGACAACAAGCACGCCGGCGCCCGGATCCTCCTCTCCAAGTCCTTCCTGGTGCAGAAGGTGGGCGCGCTGCAGGAGTACAAGTCCCACGCCGACAGCTTCATATGCTCCATGGTGCCCGGCACCCCCACCGACCAGACCACCTACACCCGGGGCGGCCTCCTCTTCAAGCTCAGCGACAGCAACATGCAGTACGTCACCTCCAGCTCCTTCCTCCTGCTCACCTACGCCAAGTACCTCGTCTCCGCCAAGAAGAGCGTCTCCTGTGGCGGCGTCGCCGTCACGCCCCAGCGCCTCCGCGCCATCGCCAGGCGCCAG GTTGACTACTTGCTGGGGAGCAACCCGATGGGCATGTCGTACATGGTGGGGTACGGCGCCAGGTACCCGAAGAAGCTCCACCACCGGGCCTCCTCGCTGCCGTCCGTGGCGGCGCACCCGGGGAAGATCGGGTGCTCGCAGGGGTTCACGGGGCTCTACTCCGGCGCGGCCAACCCGAACGTGCACGTCGGCGCCGTCGTGGGCGGGCCCAACCAGAACGACCAGTTCCCGGACCAGCGCAGCGACTACGAGCACTCGGAGCCGGCCACCTACATCAACGCGCCGCTCGTCGGAGCGCTCGCTTACCTCGCGCACTCCTCCGGCCAGCTCTAA